The DNA segment acatacaaaaatatcatattaaaaatgaaatttgataaaCATACAAAATGTCAAAATTACAATGGAAACATATCATAGACAACTTTccctaattaattaaattacaaaATAGTACTGTTTTTGAATAATTATGaagtaataatttattttattttattttatactaTAAAGgccactcttttttttttaatagtcTATAAAGGCCACTCTTATCATGtcatgaaattcaaaattttaaattgttaGACCAACTTCAATTCATCAAATTACAAGGAAGAAAGAAAACAAGAGTACTCCTTACAAGCCATTCTCCAATACATTATTTGACTGATGGGAAAAAATGACACTTTAGGGGGCCTAATATAAAAGAATTAGTTTTCACTACATAAAAAATGGTGAGGTCTAACCTAAAAGAGAGCTTTACAATGAAGAACATAATGTTACTTATAAACAAGGTTAACTTACTCTAAGAAAACCACGTAATTTTCGCGAAAATGGAACTTATTGTCTCTTTCTCCTCATCAGTTGATGCATTTTCCATGACCACACGCCTAATGATACTACCAGTCCAACTCCGATAGACGTCCAGAATAAGACTAACCACTTGGGCATTGGATTCGGGAATTGTCCTTCAAGACGTGTATAAACAAGTTAAAATCTCGCGTAGTGATGACTGACAAAAGTTAACAAGATATTGTAATacatcaaaattttaaacttgaaAAAAACTCACTATGTCCAAACTTGATGCAGATGAGAAGTTCAACAATGCAGATTGCAAGTGACAGCCAACAAAAGGCTCCCACCTTTTTCATCGGTTTCCTgggaaaaaaagagaaaatttgTTGAGTAAAAGgtgaaaaatcaaataaaaggaCCAATATATTTGTATCAGTCAAAAGGTGAGATAGTAGGGAAATACCTGTCTTGAAGATATGAATTGTACTCGCGAATAGCTGGTATTGCGATAAGCCACCACAAAACCAAGCGGTATATAATGAGGGGATTTCGTGGGGGAATCCAAAGACAGAACTTGAGAAAGAATGTGTTGAGTTCCACAGTCAAGAAGCCAACGCATAGGCTAAGAACTTGAATGAATCGCAGCGGACCAAGAAAAGGGTGCCATTCATCTTTATCCCACTGGGCTGGTGTAAATTGACCCAATGTTCTTTTGACCTGAAAATTGGgaggaaaaaaagaagaaatgagTGAAGTAAATATATGTCACTCATGCCAAATGCAGAAGGTGAAATTGCTCCATATTTTTCACGAAGAAGTGTCAAATTCATCTAAGTTTTACAAAATCGTTAAACGACGATACTGTCAAGTGATGACAACGGTTTCCATGGATGCAAAGATCCAACCCTTTGTACTCATATAACTACATCCATAGTATCTTTCAATCAAGTATACAGTACTACATCGATGCGATGAAACAGATTTTTCATGAGAAAGTGTAGTAGATCCAACATACTTTGCCCATGATGTTTGGCTGGCGGCTTATACCAACCCACTCGTAGGTTTTACCATCAAAGTACCGAACAGTACGCATACCAGCCCAAATACCTGCACAGCAAAGAAGAAACATGTTATATACACGATTCTACCCAGAAAAAAGGTACTCTCAGCAACGGAAGTCAATCTGCAGTGAAAAGGACAGAAGGGCTATAGGAAAATGCTGAGAAACAGGGGAAAGTTCAGTAAGTTTGGATAAATTTTCGAAGATAACCATGGGAGTTAAATGTGGCATTTAGTTGGGAAACTCAACTAAAGTTTTCCCCCATATTCCTTGTTTTCAGATATAAGACTTGGGCATATATTTATGACTGAAACATCGAGTATCATCTTTTAACCAACGTATCGAGTAATTTCAATATAGGGATAATTCAAGACCAAGACCAACTTTAATTAATCGCTTCTCCCCATGCATAATCTTTCTGTGTTAGCTCGAGGGAGTTGCGGCTATGCCCCTTTTCCTACTCAGAAATATGCTATAGGCATTCAGTGTCAATTTGAAGCTAATGTGACACAACATTCCAGGCAGAGGAATAAATTTTCGCCTTGGCAATGGCAACAAGGGGAATATTGAGGCTATTGCCAATAGAAATGAAAGTTGGATTAATTGCAACATGTTCATTTAATAACACTGACAAACTTTATGTGGTCACATATACACCAATGTTTCGGAAAAGGGATGGCGATCTCTTGAACATGCAAACTTTCAACCACACGGTAGCATAAGCAAGAATAACAACCCAGGACAAATGGCAATACATGGCTCTACATATAATGGCTGTCGAAGGTAATGGGTTCGAGGTTCTGATTAAACAAGCAAAGGATTCATGCATAGCCGATTAAACTCTAAGCAGACATGCACCAAAACCAGAAAGGAAACCAAGAATTTCATACCAAACCAATTGCAGATTAATATGTCAAGAATGATGCTGTCCCACCAGCACTCGTTGAAATTTGGCAGCATGTGACGAAAAGTAAGCTGGAAAAAGAGAATATTAAAATCAGCTTACTGAAGAACTGCATCTAGTTTCGCATTTGCTCGATACATAAGAAAGAA comes from the Henckelia pumila isolate YLH828 chromosome 1, ASM3356847v2, whole genome shotgun sequence genome and includes:
- the LOC140874593 gene encoding CDP-diacylglycerol--serine O-phosphatidyltransferase 1-like isoform X1, yielding MEPNGHRRARRRDLVGYQNGDTSTTSIDDELDPWTAWAYKPRTITLLLIGACFLVWASGALDPENSVERELVTSVKSVPCLLFVTSSFDGTYSSSSCNLEARSWIGCHLPRCIDIFTFPDTCYVSCYQKRDDARQFMKYLHPDLGVELPERSYGADCRIYLPENPTSRFKNVYDTLFDEFVLAHFLGWWGKAIMIRNQPLLWLLSIGFELMELTFRHMLPNFNECWWDSIILDILICNWFGIWAGMRTVRYFDGKTYEWVGISRQPNIMGKVKRTLGQFTPAQWDKDEWHPFLGPLRFIQVLSLCVGFLTVELNTFFLKFCLWIPPRNPLIIYRLVLWWLIAIPAIREYNSYLQDRKPMKKVGAFCWLSLAICIVELLICIKFGHRQFPNPMPKWLVLFWTSIGVGLVVSLGVWSWKMHQLMRRKRQ
- the LOC140874593 gene encoding CDP-diacylglycerol--serine O-phosphatidyltransferase 1-like isoform X2 produces the protein MEPNGHRRARRRDLVGYQNGDTSTTSIDDELDPWTAWAYKPRTITLLLIGACFLVWASGALDPENSVERELVTSVKRGLWAMVAVFLAYCLLQAPSTVLIRPHPAIWRLVHGLAVIYLVALTFLLFQKRDDARQFMKYLHPDLGVELPERSYGADCRIYLPENPTSRFKNVYDTLFDEFVLAHFLGWWGKAIMIRNQPLLWLLSIGFELMELTFRHMLPNFNECWWDSIILDILICNWFGIWAGMRTVRYFDGKTYEWVGISRQPNIMGKVKRTLGQFTPAQWDKDEWHPFLGPLRFIQVLSLCVGFLTVELNTFFLKFCLWIPPRNPLIIYRLVLWWLIAIPAIREYNSYLQDRKPMKKVGAFCWLSLAICIVELLICIKFGHRQFPNPMPKWLVLFWTSIGVGLVVSLGVWSWKMHQLMRRKRQ
- the LOC140874593 gene encoding CDP-diacylglycerol--serine O-phosphatidyltransferase 1-like isoform X3 — protein: MDCLGIQASDHHIATNWCMLSCVSRWASGALDPENSVERELVTSVKSVPCLLFVTSSFDGTYSSSSCNLEARSWIGCHLPRCIDIFTFPDTCYVSCYQKRDDARQFMKYLHPDLGVELPERSYGADCRIYLPENPTSRFKNVYDTLFDEFVLAHFLGWWGKAIMIRNQPLLWLLSIGFELMELTFRHMLPNFNECWWDSIILDILICNWFGIWAGMRTVRYFDGKTYEWVGISRQPNIMGKVKRTLGQFTPAQWDKDEWHPFLGPLRFIQVLSLCVGFLTVELNTFFLKFCLWIPPRNPLIIYRLVLWWLIAIPAIREYNSYLQDRKPMKKVGAFCWLSLAICIVELLICIKFGHRQFPNPMPKWLVLFWTSIGVGLVVSLGVWSWKMHQLMRRKRQ
- the LOC140874593 gene encoding CDP-diacylglycerol--serine O-phosphatidyltransferase 2-like isoform X5 — encoded protein: MGNGCSVPCLLFVTSSFDGTYSSSSCNLEARSWIGCHLPRCIDIFTFPDTCYVSCYQKRDDARQFMKYLHPDLGVELPERSYGADCRIYLPENPTSRFKNVYDTLFDEFVLAHFLGWWGKAIMIRNQPLLWLLSIGFELMELTFRHMLPNFNECWWDSIILDILICNWFGIWAGMRTVRYFDGKTYEWVGISRQPNIMGKVKRTLGQFTPAQWDKDEWHPFLGPLRFIQVLSLCVGFLTVELNTFFLKFCLWIPPRNPLIIYRLVLWWLIAIPAIREYNSYLQDRKPMKKVGAFCWLSLAICIVELLICIKFGHRQFPNPMPKWLVLFWTSIGVGLVVSLGVWSWKMHQLMRRKRQ
- the LOC140874593 gene encoding CDP-diacylglycerol--serine O-phosphatidyltransferase 2-like isoform X4, which encodes MDCLGIQASDHHIATNWCMLSCVSRWASGALDPENSVERELVTSVKRGLWAMVAVFLAYCLLQAPSTVLIRPHPAIWRLVHGLAVIYLVALTFLLFQKRDDARQFMKYLHPDLGVELPERSYGADCRIYLPENPTSRFKNVYDTLFDEFVLAHFLGWWGKAIMIRNQPLLWLLSIGFELMELTFRHMLPNFNECWWDSIILDILICNWFGIWAGMRTVRYFDGKTYEWVGISRQPNIMGKVKRTLGQFTPAQWDKDEWHPFLGPLRFIQVLSLCVGFLTVELNTFFLKFCLWIPPRNPLIIYRLVLWWLIAIPAIREYNSYLQDRKPMKKVGAFCWLSLAICIVELLICIKFGHRQFPNPMPKWLVLFWTSIGVGLVVSLGVWSWKMHQLMRRKRQ